In one Microbulbifer pacificus genomic region, the following are encoded:
- a CDS encoding glycosyltransferase: protein MNIVMLTNTYLPHVGGVARSVDAFCREYRKQGHHVLVVAPEFSEKIDNELDVVRIPAIQNFNGSDFSVALPLSGELTERLDFFEPDLVHSHHPFLLGMTALRIARSRELPLIFTHHTLYERYTHYVPADSETLKRFVIELATRYANLASMVFAPSESVADLLRERGVKKPIAVVPTGVQLAHYRNGDGGALRKRYGIPETAFVIGHLGRLAEEKNLEFLANVVLELMHRNDDIHFLLVGSGPMQQRIADQFEAQRCSSRLHLTGTLQGEAQRDAYSAMDVFGFSSTSETQGMVLTEAMAAGVPVVALDASGSREVVEDHINGRLVLKHCPREMLAALQWVHDLEPEEYRHLRHAAVQTAERFSMENCAASALQHYQSLVHQHWPLDDSLYAQWMRLRNTIGAQWEILEGVTSAATAALDRDHALKK, encoded by the coding sequence GTGAACATCGTCATGCTCACGAATACCTACCTGCCCCATGTGGGCGGTGTGGCACGATCCGTCGATGCCTTCTGCCGGGAATATCGCAAACAGGGGCACCACGTACTTGTGGTCGCGCCGGAATTTTCCGAAAAAATCGACAACGAACTGGACGTAGTACGCATCCCGGCCATCCAGAATTTCAATGGCAGCGATTTTTCTGTGGCGCTGCCGCTCTCCGGTGAGCTGACGGAAAGGCTCGATTTTTTTGAACCGGATCTGGTGCATTCCCACCACCCGTTTCTGCTGGGCATGACGGCCCTTCGCATCGCGCGCAGCCGGGAATTACCGCTGATATTCACCCACCATACGCTGTATGAGCGCTACACCCACTATGTGCCCGCAGACTCGGAGACATTGAAGCGTTTCGTAATTGAGCTTGCCACCCGCTACGCAAATCTCGCGAGCATGGTATTCGCCCCCAGCGAGAGCGTCGCCGACCTGCTGCGTGAACGCGGGGTAAAGAAACCCATTGCCGTGGTGCCGACCGGCGTGCAGCTGGCACACTACCGCAACGGCGACGGTGGCGCGCTGCGTAAACGGTATGGCATTCCGGAAACGGCATTTGTGATCGGCCACCTCGGGCGGCTGGCGGAAGAAAAAAACCTGGAGTTTCTGGCCAATGTGGTGCTCGAATTGATGCACCGCAACGACGACATTCATTTTTTGCTGGTGGGTTCTGGTCCGATGCAACAACGCATAGCCGACCAGTTCGAAGCACAGCGCTGTTCCTCCCGCCTGCACCTCACGGGGACCCTGCAGGGAGAAGCCCAGCGCGATGCCTACAGCGCCATGGATGTTTTCGGTTTTTCCTCCACCAGTGAAACCCAGGGCATGGTGCTCACGGAGGCCATGGCGGCCGGCGTGCCAGTGGTGGCGCTGGATGCGAGCGGCAGCCGCGAGGTGGTGGAGGATCACATCAATGGTCGTCTGGTCCTGAAGCATTGCCCGCGGGAAATGCTGGCCGCCCTGCAGTGGGTTCACGATCTCGAGCCAGAGGAGTATCGGCACCTGCGCCATGCCGCCGTACAGACCGCGGAGCGTTTTTCCATGGAAAACTGCGCCGCATCCGCGCTGCAGCACTACCAGTCGCTCGTCCACCAGCACTGGCCACTGGACGATTCGCTCTATGCCCAGTGGATGCGCCTGCGCAACACCATCGGCGCCCAGTGGGAAATTCTCGAGGGCGTCACCAGTGCCGCCACCGCGGCACTGGACCGGGACCATGCGCTGAAGAAGTGA
- a CDS encoding MgtC/SapB family protein, with translation MAPDNSAHPPPILDSESILAFAIALGLGLLIGLQRERTSDRLGGIRTFPLIALFGALTAHLSRAPEISWLMVTGLIAMTVLILLGNLERLRGNDDYTGITTEVSALLVYLLGAFIVLGDKTVAVVVGGTIAVLLHFKPGMHAFAEKLSEKDLRSIMQFTVLSLIILPVLPNRTFGPYDVLNPFSIWLLVVLIVGIGLGGYAAYKTVGARAGTLLSGLIGGLISSTATTVTYARLARNQKKAVGLSALVILIASTTMFLRIFVEIAVVAPRKLTAFLPPLGMLFAISLVICALTYLRIRQREDSMPEPGNPAELKPALIFGALYALVTLAIAAAKDYFGNQGIYVVALISGFTDVDAITLSTANLAAQGGMEVSTAWRSMVIASLANLAFKAGAAGVLGGLALFRWVLLLFTVPFAAGLAVLCLWPE, from the coding sequence ATGGCCCCGGACAATTCGGCACATCCTCCCCCTATTCTCGACTCGGAGAGCATTCTCGCGTTTGCGATTGCGCTGGGTCTCGGCCTGCTGATCGGCCTTCAGCGTGAGCGCACCAGCGATCGACTCGGCGGGATCCGCACCTTTCCGCTGATTGCCCTGTTCGGCGCACTGACGGCGCACCTCAGTCGCGCGCCGGAGATCAGCTGGCTGATGGTTACAGGCCTGATCGCCATGACCGTACTGATACTGCTCGGCAATCTGGAGCGCCTGCGGGGTAACGACGACTATACCGGCATCACCACGGAAGTCAGTGCACTGCTGGTGTACTTGCTGGGGGCGTTTATCGTACTTGGCGACAAAACCGTGGCGGTGGTGGTGGGCGGGACCATTGCGGTACTGCTGCATTTCAAGCCGGGCATGCACGCCTTCGCGGAAAAGCTCTCGGAAAAAGATCTGCGCTCCATCATGCAGTTCACTGTGCTGTCTCTGATTATTCTGCCGGTACTGCCCAATCGCACTTTTGGCCCATATGACGTGCTCAACCCCTTTTCCATCTGGCTGCTGGTGGTCTTGATTGTCGGCATTGGCCTCGGCGGATATGCGGCTTACAAAACGGTGGGAGCCCGTGCCGGTACCCTGCTCTCGGGATTGATCGGCGGACTGATTTCCTCCACCGCCACGACCGTCACTTACGCGCGCCTGGCACGCAATCAGAAAAAAGCCGTAGGGCTGTCGGCACTGGTGATACTGATTGCCTCGACCACCATGTTCCTCCGTATATTCGTGGAGATCGCGGTGGTAGCACCGCGAAAGCTGACAGCGTTCTTACCGCCACTCGGCATGTTATTTGCCATTAGCCTGGTGATCTGCGCCCTCACCTACCTCCGCATTCGGCAGCGGGAGGACTCCATGCCGGAACCGGGTAACCCCGCAGAGCTGAAACCAGCGCTGATTTTCGGCGCACTGTATGCCCTGGTCACCCTCGCCATCGCCGCGGCCAAGGACTATTTCGGCAATCAGGGAATCTACGTGGTCGCGCTGATTTCCGGTTTCACCGATGTCGATGCCATCACCCTGTCGACCGCCAACCTCGCGGCCCAAGGTGGCATGGAGGTGAGCACCGCTTGGCGCTCCATGGTCATCGCAAGCCTCGCCAACCTGGCATTCAAGGCTGGCGCCGCCGGCGTTCTCGGAGGACTTGCATTGTTTCGCTGGGTATTACTGCTGTTTACGGTTCCCTTCGCTGCGGGGCTGGCTGTGCTGTGCCTTTGGCCCGAGTAA
- the ycaC gene encoding isochorismate family cysteine hydrolase YcaC: MKPPYIRLDKDNAAVLLVDHQAGLLSLVRDISPDKFKNNVLALADCAAYFKLPTILTTSFEDGPNGPLVPELKERFPKAPYIARPGQINAWDNEDFVAAVKATGKKQLIIAGVVTEVCVAFPTLSAIEEGFDVFVVTDASGTFDELTRHSAWSRMAAAGAQLMTWFGVAGELHRDWRNDIEGLGTLFSNHIPDYRNLMTSYNTVTSSK, from the coding sequence ATGAAACCCCCATATATACGTTTGGATAAAGATAACGCTGCCGTCTTACTCGTGGACCACCAAGCCGGTCTATTGTCGCTGGTAAGAGATATCTCCCCGGACAAATTCAAGAACAATGTACTGGCGCTGGCGGACTGTGCTGCCTATTTCAAACTCCCCACAATCCTGACCACCAGTTTTGAGGACGGCCCCAATGGCCCCTTAGTGCCTGAACTGAAAGAACGTTTCCCAAAGGCTCCCTATATTGCCCGGCCGGGTCAGATCAATGCATGGGACAATGAAGACTTTGTGGCTGCGGTGAAAGCAACGGGCAAAAAGCAGTTAATTATTGCCGGTGTTGTCACCGAGGTTTGTGTGGCCTTTCCCACGCTCTCGGCAATTGAAGAAGGGTTTGACGTTTTTGTGGTGACCGATGCCTCCGGAACATTTGATGAGCTGACCCGTCACTCAGCATGGAGCCGTATGGCTGCAGCTGGTGCTCAGCTTATGACCTGGTTTGGAGTTGCAGGTGAACTGCACCGGGACTGGCGCAATGACATCGAAGGATTGGGGACGCTTTTCAGCAATCATATTCCCGACTATCGGAATTTGATGACGAGCTATAACACCGTGACAAGTTCAAAGTAG
- a CDS encoding TVP38/TMEM64 family protein — MKFSPIWLVLVSVATVAVVLAILHYFNLDDRLIELMQWMDTLGWQAGIWFALVIAVAIVFLFPGVIFTMGAGFVFGVIKGTIYVVLGTTLGAAMAFLIARYLFGQRTSAWVMSKIKPDNLGEIVRDEGWRMIMLTRMVPLFPFKLTNYFFGLTPLKFRDFVIGTFIGVIPITVNNVYVGSIAADLASIGSERAERTTTEWTLYGIGFALAVVAIIGLTRMARRALRKKIDEGAQ, encoded by the coding sequence GTGAAGTTTTCCCCTATTTGGCTGGTCCTCGTCAGTGTCGCTACAGTCGCTGTAGTACTGGCGATCCTGCATTATTTCAATCTGGATGACCGCCTGATCGAGCTGATGCAATGGATGGACACCCTGGGCTGGCAGGCGGGCATCTGGTTCGCCCTGGTGATCGCGGTGGCCATCGTTTTCCTGTTCCCCGGGGTGATATTCACCATGGGCGCGGGCTTTGTGTTCGGGGTGATCAAAGGCACGATCTATGTGGTACTGGGCACGACACTCGGCGCGGCAATGGCGTTTCTCATCGCCCGATACTTGTTTGGCCAGCGCACCTCGGCGTGGGTGATGTCAAAAATCAAACCGGACAATCTCGGCGAGATTGTGCGCGATGAAGGCTGGCGCATGATCATGCTCACGCGTATGGTGCCGCTGTTCCCATTCAAGCTGACGAATTATTTTTTCGGCCTGACGCCACTCAAATTTCGCGACTTTGTTATCGGTACCTTTATCGGCGTCATCCCCATCACGGTGAACAACGTATATGTGGGGTCGATCGCTGCGGATCTCGCCAGCATCGGCAGTGAGCGCGCGGAGCGGACAACAACAGAGTGGACGCTGTACGGCATTGGCTTTGCACTCGCCGTCGTGGCCATTATCGGCCTGACACGCATGGCCCGTCGCGCGCTGAGGAAAAAAATCGACGAAGGAGCACAATGA
- a CDS encoding MFS transporter, with protein MVAGKTTEPGSPWAPFRHRAFAVLWLATVISNVGTWMHDVASGWLMTSLSPSPLMVALVQAATSAPVFLFALAAGALADLTSRRRLLMTATVLLFINTLALAILVTAGKITPWLLLLFTFLNGAGAAFVAPAWQAIVPQLVPRASLQSAIALNGVGINISRAIGPALAGAIIAAIGIAWPFLINALSFLVVVAALRWWTPPPSVPGDLPAERFFSAMRAGVRYVRASRAMRSTLIRAVAFFLFVSAFWALLPLVARQELNGGPQLYGFILGAVGVGAVAGAMWLPTLTKKFSPDHLVAMGTLGTALVLAVLALVKRPDAVIAASLLAGACWITVLSRLNVSAQLALPDWVRARGLSIFITIFFGAMTLGSIVWGQVATRLGIPTTQLIAAAGAIFAALLSWRFKLLQGDALDHSPSGYWPQPLVAEDIALDRGPVMVTVEYQIDPSDTAPFVDAIRPLKASRERHGAYAWGLFEDVAIPGRMLEYFIEESWVAHLRHHQRTSVLDSEIQQRVLQYQRPGTAPIVIHRLAPDPSRRAVRNNACADGTLK; from the coding sequence ATGGTCGCAGGTAAAACAACGGAACCCGGCTCGCCTTGGGCCCCTTTCCGGCACCGCGCCTTTGCGGTGTTGTGGCTGGCGACGGTGATTTCCAATGTGGGCACCTGGATGCACGATGTCGCGTCCGGATGGCTAATGACATCACTCTCGCCGTCGCCGCTGATGGTTGCCCTGGTGCAGGCGGCGACCAGCGCTCCCGTGTTCCTGTTCGCTTTGGCCGCCGGTGCGCTGGCGGACCTCACCAGCCGGCGCAGGTTGCTTATGACCGCGACGGTACTGCTGTTTATCAACACACTGGCGCTCGCTATTCTGGTCACGGCAGGGAAAATCACACCCTGGTTGCTCCTGCTATTCACCTTCCTCAATGGCGCCGGCGCCGCCTTTGTTGCACCGGCCTGGCAGGCCATCGTGCCTCAGCTGGTACCGCGCGCAAGCCTCCAGTCTGCCATTGCCCTCAATGGAGTGGGGATCAACATCAGTCGCGCCATCGGGCCCGCACTGGCCGGCGCCATTATTGCGGCGATCGGTATTGCCTGGCCCTTTTTGATCAACGCCCTAAGCTTTCTGGTCGTGGTGGCCGCGCTGCGCTGGTGGACACCGCCTCCCTCAGTGCCCGGCGATCTGCCCGCGGAGCGGTTCTTCAGCGCCATGCGTGCCGGAGTGCGCTACGTACGCGCGAGCCGGGCGATGCGTTCAACGCTGATCCGCGCCGTTGCATTTTTCCTGTTTGTCAGCGCATTCTGGGCACTGCTGCCGCTGGTTGCGCGGCAAGAGTTGAATGGAGGACCACAGCTTTACGGATTCATCCTGGGCGCTGTTGGCGTGGGTGCCGTGGCCGGCGCGATGTGGCTCCCAACATTGACGAAGAAGTTCTCTCCCGATCATCTGGTGGCCATGGGAACACTGGGTACCGCGCTGGTACTTGCCGTACTGGCGCTGGTGAAGCGCCCGGACGCCGTGATTGCCGCGAGCCTGCTCGCGGGTGCCTGCTGGATCACCGTTCTGTCACGCCTGAACGTGTCGGCGCAACTCGCCCTCCCCGATTGGGTACGCGCCCGCGGACTCTCCATCTTCATCACGATTTTTTTTGGTGCCATGACACTCGGCAGTATTGTCTGGGGGCAAGTGGCAACCAGACTCGGTATCCCCACCACCCAGTTGATCGCTGCCGCCGGCGCAATTTTCGCGGCACTGCTCAGCTGGCGTTTCAAATTGTTGCAGGGAGACGCGCTGGACCACTCCCCCAGCGGTTACTGGCCGCAACCGCTGGTAGCCGAGGACATTGCACTGGATCGGGGACCGGTGATGGTTACCGTGGAATACCAGATCGATCCCAGCGATACCGCACCCTTCGTGGATGCCATACGCCCACTGAAGGCGTCGCGCGAGCGCCATGGCGCCTACGCGTGGGGACTGTTTGAGGACGTCGCCATTCCGGGGCGCATGCTGGAATATTTCATCGAAGAATCCTGGGTCGCCCACCTGCGTCATCACCAACGGACATCCGTACTCGACAGCGAAATACAACAGCGCGTGCTCCAGTATCAGCGCCCGGGTACCGCACCAATCGTGATCCATCGGCTGGCGCCAGACCCAAGCCGGCGCGCGGTGCGAAATAACGCTTGTGCCGATGGCACCCTGAAATGA
- a CDS encoding amidohydrolase, protein MSDSPEREVESGIAGPTRRQVIKGSAAFGALTLLGPLAGKASESTGSAVTDLILRNGVITTFDPRQPEVTAIALQKGLVQAIGNDRDIMALAGGETQVIDLGGKRVIPGLNDSHTHLIRGGLNYNMELRWENVPSLADALRMLKDQAERTPAPQWVRVVGGWSEFQFAERRMPTLAEINQAAPDTPVFILHLYAHALLNRAALKAAGIDRNTPNPPGGVIEKDSKGEPTGMLIAKPSALILYSTLAKGPKLPLQDQINSTRHYMREMNRLGITSVIDAGGGGQNYPDDYEVVQKLDRDNQLTVRIAYNLFAQKAGSELSDYERWVAMTEPGAGSTMLRMNGGGENLTWSAADFENFLEPRPDLAPTMEKELEPIVTLLAENEWPFRIHATYDESIDRFLTLFERVNGKTPFKTRFIIDHAETISERNMERIKALGGGIATQHRMAFQGEYFVDRYGADAAKTTPPIAKMLAMDLPVGAGTDATRVASYDPWTALYWMATGKTVGGLSLYDRENILDRATALRLWTAGSAWFSGEDKVKGTLRPGQYADLAVLAQDYFKVSDDAIRQIISELTIVGGNIVYAAGPFSRFDPPLPPASPGWSPVRSEPSPAMRQARAPLRSGATQRACHDSCASTCALHGHNHQIAWNSPIPVGSPRDFWGVLGCSCFAF, encoded by the coding sequence ATGTCTGACTCACCCGAACGCGAAGTTGAATCAGGCATTGCGGGCCCGACACGTCGACAGGTCATCAAAGGCTCTGCGGCCTTTGGCGCACTGACGCTGTTGGGACCGCTTGCGGGAAAGGCATCGGAATCCACGGGTAGTGCTGTGACAGATCTGATTCTTCGCAACGGTGTCATCACAACCTTCGATCCCAGGCAACCGGAAGTCACGGCGATTGCTCTGCAGAAGGGATTGGTACAGGCCATCGGCAACGACAGAGACATCATGGCACTCGCCGGCGGCGAGACACAGGTAATCGATCTCGGCGGCAAACGGGTCATCCCAGGCTTGAATGACAGCCACACACATCTGATCCGCGGTGGGCTGAATTACAACATGGAGTTGCGCTGGGAGAATGTCCCCTCTCTCGCCGATGCGCTGCGGATGTTGAAAGACCAGGCAGAGCGCACACCGGCACCGCAGTGGGTTCGCGTCGTTGGCGGCTGGTCGGAATTCCAGTTTGCTGAACGACGTATGCCAACACTGGCGGAAATCAACCAGGCTGCGCCCGATACCCCCGTGTTCATTCTCCACCTCTACGCCCATGCGCTGCTCAATCGCGCCGCTCTCAAGGCAGCCGGTATCGATCGGAATACACCCAATCCTCCCGGCGGTGTCATCGAGAAGGACAGCAAGGGCGAGCCCACCGGGATGTTGATTGCCAAGCCATCCGCGTTGATTCTCTACTCCACCCTGGCAAAGGGGCCAAAGCTGCCATTGCAGGACCAGATCAATTCCACACGCCATTACATGCGCGAAATGAACCGACTTGGCATCACCTCGGTTATTGATGCCGGCGGCGGCGGCCAGAATTACCCCGATGATTATGAGGTTGTGCAGAAGCTCGACCGCGACAACCAGCTCACCGTGCGCATCGCGTATAACCTGTTTGCACAGAAGGCGGGCTCGGAGTTAAGTGATTACGAGCGCTGGGTCGCCATGACGGAGCCCGGTGCCGGTTCCACCATGTTGCGGATGAATGGCGGCGGCGAGAACCTGACCTGGTCCGCGGCTGATTTCGAAAATTTTCTCGAACCCCGCCCAGATCTTGCCCCTACGATGGAGAAGGAGCTGGAACCCATTGTTACATTGCTGGCGGAAAACGAGTGGCCATTTCGCATTCATGCCACCTACGACGAATCCATCGACCGGTTTCTCACCCTGTTTGAACGGGTGAACGGCAAGACGCCATTCAAGACACGTTTCATCATCGACCATGCGGAAACAATCAGCGAACGCAATATGGAGCGCATCAAGGCGCTCGGCGGCGGTATTGCCACCCAGCACCGCATGGCGTTTCAGGGGGAATACTTCGTCGACCGCTACGGAGCGGATGCGGCGAAAACCACACCCCCCATCGCAAAAATGCTCGCCATGGATCTACCGGTCGGTGCCGGCACCGACGCCACACGGGTTGCCTCCTATGATCCCTGGACGGCGCTCTACTGGATGGCCACCGGCAAAACCGTCGGCGGCCTGTCACTCTACGACCGCGAAAACATTCTCGATCGTGCCACCGCGCTGCGCCTGTGGACGGCGGGCTCCGCGTGGTTCTCGGGCGAAGACAAGGTAAAAGGTACCCTCAGGCCCGGGCAATACGCCGATCTGGCGGTGCTCGCGCAGGACTATTTCAAGGTCAGTGACGATGCCATTCGCCAGATCATTTCCGAACTCACTATTGTCGGCGGCAACATCGTGTATGCCGCCGGTCCGTTTTCGCGCTTTGATCCCCCTCTGCCACCGGCAAGCCCCGGCTGGAGCCCCGTGCGCAGCGAGCCCTCGCCGGCCATGCGCCAGGCCAGGGCGCCGCTCCGGAGCGGTGCAACCCAGCGTGCCTGCCACGACAGTTGCGCAAGTACCTGTGCGCTCCACGGACACAATCACCAGATCGCCTGGAACTCACCGATACCCGTGGGCAGTCCGCGGGATTTCTGGGGCGTGCTCGGATGCTCCTGCTTCGCATTCTGA
- a CDS encoding alginate export family protein: MTEVTRKIWRQPVLPLSVAVVARLVMPISISLTPTVASAEAEDLPPLEKLRFDEDYASLLTQPRSSCWPACWKAIPLDNNAGGYVNLGGEIRQRYEYTSNPTYGQAPQDPHGVWFQRYVLLADLHWNPYVRLFGQLNSALESGRAEGPSPVDENQLEWQNLFLDFHVPAGDQNSLILRPGRQEIVLGSGRLVDVREGPNVRRTFDGGRVLFDDVEKWRLDLLAVHPRTDNPGVFDDESSGRLSLWGAYATIQRPYTAPGNLDIYYLGYRDTDALYVQGSGREERNSFGARYWGESGNWRWNWETLYQSGTFAGGEIAAWTLATETGYHYTDLPWQPELRFSINIASGDDDPEDRELGTFNPLFPRGNYFSEAAVLGPRNFYNFHVFVNALPCPNLSLTADLNLFWRLETADGLYSPSGQIVRYPGGSDAHFSATTLSMTLEYTLSRGLVFTAIQTFGKPEAFLEQTGTHQDLNFTELTLQYRF, from the coding sequence ATGACGGAGGTAACCCGGAAAATCTGGCGCCAGCCGGTTCTCCCTCTGTCTGTGGCGGTTGTCGCACGGCTGGTAATGCCGATCTCGATTTCGCTCACACCGACGGTGGCGAGCGCCGAAGCTGAAGATCTGCCCCCACTCGAAAAACTGCGCTTTGATGAAGACTACGCGTCACTGCTTACTCAACCCAGGTCATCCTGCTGGCCGGCATGCTGGAAAGCCATTCCACTGGACAACAACGCCGGCGGCTATGTAAACCTCGGCGGAGAAATCCGTCAGCGCTACGAATACACCAGTAATCCCACTTATGGGCAGGCCCCGCAGGACCCCCACGGTGTCTGGTTCCAGCGCTACGTATTGCTGGCCGACCTGCACTGGAACCCGTATGTGCGGCTGTTCGGGCAGCTCAACAGTGCCTTGGAGTCCGGGCGTGCGGAGGGCCCAAGTCCCGTCGATGAAAATCAGCTCGAGTGGCAGAACCTGTTCCTGGATTTCCACGTTCCCGCGGGCGACCAAAACAGTCTTATTCTGCGCCCCGGACGACAGGAAATCGTGCTGGGTTCAGGGCGATTGGTTGATGTGCGCGAAGGGCCCAATGTCCGGCGCACCTTCGACGGTGGCAGAGTGTTGTTCGACGATGTTGAGAAGTGGCGCCTGGACCTGCTGGCCGTGCACCCACGCACCGATAACCCGGGTGTCTTTGATGACGAAAGCAGCGGCCGACTGTCCCTGTGGGGCGCCTACGCGACCATTCAGCGCCCGTATACCGCGCCCGGCAATCTGGATATCTACTACCTGGGATATCGGGATACCGACGCGCTGTACGTACAGGGAAGTGGGCGTGAGGAGCGCAATTCCTTCGGCGCGCGCTACTGGGGAGAATCCGGAAACTGGCGCTGGAACTGGGAAACGCTTTATCAGTCGGGTACGTTTGCGGGTGGAGAGATAGCGGCATGGACGCTGGCTACCGAAACCGGGTATCACTATACCGACCTGCCCTGGCAACCGGAGCTGCGATTCAGCATCAACATAGCCAGTGGGGATGACGATCCGGAGGACCGCGAACTGGGCACCTTCAACCCCCTCTTTCCCCGCGGCAATTATTTCTCGGAGGCCGCGGTTCTGGGGCCGCGTAATTTTTACAACTTCCACGTGTTCGTCAATGCTCTTCCCTGCCCGAACCTGTCTCTCACGGCCGATCTCAATTTGTTCTGGCGCCTGGAAACCGCCGATGGCCTGTACAGCCCCAGTGGTCAGATCGTTCGCTACCCCGGTGGCAGCGATGCCCATTTCTCAGCGACGACCCTGTCCATGACACTGGAGTACACCTTATCCCGCGGACTGGTGTTTACCGCCATACAGACGTTCGGCAAACCCGAGGCATTCCTTGAGCAGACCGGCACCCACCAAGATCTCAACTTCACTGAATTGACGCTGCAATATCGGTTTTGA